One Methylohalobius crimeensis 10Ki DNA segment encodes these proteins:
- a CDS encoding prepilin-type N-terminal cleavage/methylation domain-containing protein, whose protein sequence is MRGLIAFRQRGLTLLELVVSLLVMTILTTVAIRSVSGIQEQTRFEKTRQQGEEFIKAMVEINQKAIRGFVADTGTLPTNLRALIDRGSLPSYNVLTFSSTTCPAGINMHGGWAGPYMQTSANPDDPDALRDAWGGKEGTLGNTTNYGWGVVSPTSQRLEITSYGCDRKIGTSASFDCPNHYQTDQTFAVTTYMWRSKEIDSISAHLTLENTNKILRMCLFYRNVATGQVESVWSNIASIPGNVTLAGTPSTASFSFSPTTTIPAGQNQIALFEVTATGTALYQNKQPIKVDLLPGSYFPVVFW, encoded by the coding sequence ATGCGCGGATTGATCGCCTTTCGTCAACGCGGCCTGACTTTGCTCGAGCTGGTCGTTTCGCTGCTGGTGATGACGATCCTGACCACCGTCGCCATCCGCTCGGTGAGCGGGATTCAGGAGCAGACGAGGTTCGAGAAGACACGGCAGCAGGGCGAGGAATTCATAAAAGCGATGGTTGAGATAAACCAAAAGGCGATTCGGGGTTTCGTGGCCGATACAGGCACATTGCCAACCAATTTAAGGGCCCTCATAGATCGGGGCAGCTTGCCAAGCTATAACGTTCTCACATTTTCAAGCACTACCTGTCCAGCAGGCATAAACATGCATGGCGGCTGGGCGGGACCTTATATGCAGACTTCGGCAAACCCGGATGACCCGGACGCCCTGCGCGATGCGTGGGGTGGAAAAGAAGGCACACTTGGAAACACAACGAATTATGGATGGGGTGTGGTCAGCCCCACTTCACAACGGTTAGAAATCACCAGTTACGGTTGTGATCGAAAAATTGGCACATCCGCCTCTTTTGACTGCCCAAACCATTACCAGACGGATCAAACCTTCGCCGTGACGACTTATATGTGGCGAAGCAAAGAAATAGATAGCATCTCGGCACACCTGACCCTTGAAAACACAAACAAAATCCTCCGTATGTGTCTTTTTTATCGGAACGTGGCTACAGGACAGGTGGAATCTGTTTGGTCAAACATCGCCAGTATTCCAGGAAATGTCACTTTAGCAGGAACACCATCAACCGCTTCATTTAGCTTTTCCCCAACGACCACAATTCCAGCCGGACAAAACCAAATAGCGCTTTTTGAAGTAACGGCTACCGGTACAGCCCTTTATCAAAACAAACAACCCATCAAAGTCGACCTGTTACCCGGAAGTTATTTCCCCGTGGTTTTTTGGTAA
- a CDS encoding ATPase, T2SS/T4P/T4SS family has protein sequence MAISRNEFNAVSPADKDQRRDAREAVGGRVLAILYPADAEEIEGRVCDLSEGGAGLRLTESVWEALSDNALVTVTLELDSRPITRRARIRWLREDGDAVRLGLAFVDPTAFDPETHLLALDDVRIDPECVLQIPATLAMRKRVLPFVRLDGVVHVACVDPGQRATLRVLERMTKTPVCAWRTDRTTLERAVRQVFGDGRDRVGLLDGSRSQNALQGLDADAVDLSDEILYAAYLKQASDVHIDPGRNGVRVRFRVDGHLETHAVLPTTSHGELVGRLKVMAGMDIAEKRAPQDGSFSKQFVSGGRTIDVRVATLPTKHGERMTLRLLLAVQTGNLTLDKLGFADVHLQTLETFLRRSQGMLILTGPTGSGKTTTLYAAMRILLRERDLNIITVEDPIEYEIDGVAQSEVDSADKVSFAKALRSILRHDPDVVMIGEIRDRETADVAIKASLTGHLVLSTLHTNAAAATLTRLIDMGVEPYLVAASMRLAIAQRLVRWLCRHCRIPRPLTKREAVALNRPELAGSEVYEGAGCIYCGGTGYHGRLGVYEMLSMNAEWARGVAEGAGEAEVTAWMREARVPFLMDDVIGKLLAGETAVSEAMQIVSSW, from the coding sequence ATGGCGATTTCGCGTAACGAATTCAACGCTGTTTCCCCGGCCGACAAGGATCAGCGCCGCGACGCCCGCGAGGCGGTCGGCGGCAGGGTCCTGGCGATTTTGTATCCGGCCGACGCCGAGGAAATCGAAGGGCGGGTGTGCGACCTCTCCGAGGGGGGCGCGGGGTTGCGGCTCACCGAATCGGTGTGGGAAGCGCTGAGCGACAACGCGCTGGTGACCGTCACCCTGGAGCTCGATTCGCGTCCCATCACCCGCCGCGCCCGGATTCGTTGGTTGAGGGAGGACGGAGACGCCGTGCGCCTGGGATTGGCGTTCGTCGATCCCACCGCCTTCGATCCCGAAACTCACCTGCTCGCACTGGACGACGTGCGCATCGATCCCGAATGCGTCCTCCAGATTCCCGCCACCTTGGCGATGCGCAAGCGGGTGCTGCCTTTCGTCCGCCTCGACGGCGTCGTTCACGTGGCCTGCGTCGATCCCGGCCAGCGCGCCACCCTGCGGGTGTTGGAGCGGATGACGAAAACGCCGGTATGCGCCTGGCGCACCGATCGAACGACGCTGGAACGGGCGGTGCGACAGGTGTTCGGCGACGGCCGCGATCGGGTCGGGCTCCTGGACGGCAGCCGCAGCCAAAACGCCCTCCAGGGGCTCGACGCCGACGCCGTGGATCTGAGCGACGAGATCCTCTACGCCGCCTATCTCAAGCAGGCTTCCGACGTCCACATCGATCCGGGCCGAAACGGCGTCCGGGTGCGTTTCCGGGTGGACGGCCATTTGGAAACCCACGCGGTCCTGCCGACCACTTCCCACGGTGAATTGGTGGGGCGGCTCAAAGTGATGGCGGGAATGGACATCGCCGAAAAGCGCGCTCCCCAGGACGGCAGCTTCTCCAAGCAATTCGTCAGCGGCGGCCGCACCATCGATGTCCGCGTCGCCACCCTGCCCACCAAGCACGGCGAACGCATGACCCTGCGGCTGTTGTTGGCCGTGCAGACCGGTAACCTCACCCTGGATAAACTGGGCTTCGCCGACGTTCACCTCCAGACCCTGGAAACCTTCCTGCGCCGCAGCCAGGGGATGCTGATTCTCACCGGCCCCACCGGGAGCGGCAAAACCACCACCCTGTATGCCGCGATGCGGATTCTGCTCAGGGAGCGCGACCTCAACATCATCACCGTGGAGGACCCGATCGAATACGAAATCGACGGGGTGGCCCAGTCGGAGGTGGATTCGGCCGACAAGGTGAGCTTCGCCAAGGCGCTGCGCAGCATCCTGCGCCACGACCCGGACGTGGTGATGATCGGCGAGATCCGCGACCGCGAAACCGCCGACGTGGCGATCAAGGCCTCCCTCACCGGCCATTTGGTGCTCTCCACCCTGCACACCAATGCCGCCGCCGCGACCTTGACCCGCCTCATCGACATGGGCGTGGAACCTTATTTGGTCGCAGCGAGTATGCGTCTGGCCATCGCCCAGCGTCTGGTGCGGTGGCTGTGCCGGCATTGCCGCATCCCCCGCCCCTTGACGAAACGCGAAGCGGTGGCGCTGAATCGGCCGGAGCTGGCCGGCAGCGAAGTGTACGAAGGCGCAGGCTGTATTTACTGCGGCGGAACCGGCTATCACGGCCGGCTGGGCGTCTATGAAATGTTGTCGATGAACGCCGAATGGGCGCGGGGCGTGGCCGAGGGTGCCGGGGAAGCGGAAGTGACCGCCTGGATGCGCGAGGCCCGGGTCCCGTTTTTGATGGACGACGTAATCGGCAAATTGCTGGCGGGGGAGACGGCGGTGAGCGAAGCCATGCAAATCGTGTCGTCTTGGTGA
- a CDS encoding type II secretion system F family protein translates to MPEYRYIARDPTGRQQSGTLTADSPQQVTAELRGQRLLVLNVTEIKSRKDGGGFPLNPLEHRRMRPVDVERDFHQLAVMLRSGLPILDALKITASHSRYAVRKVWDRCARRINDGDSLTEALMEHSVFDNLTLAMVRVGEQTGNLDFVLDHASKELEASRNFKRQVISALAYPGFVIVFAVGVAVFMLTTVVPEIKKFLSVIGRKLPPITQALIDVSDWFEANGPTLLIGLVATVAAIFLLRRFPITRYWMDFVILKLPVFGPIARFAGTVGFCRGLGTLLKSGVRIVEALETVEALLMNSYLADRVAAARRKVLYGESLSEPIGEKFGFPPLLHKMLVVGENAGTLEQILEEMTLFHEDLLARRIRTMAAIMEPVVTIVVGGIVGFVYAAFLVAMFAAGGKS, encoded by the coding sequence ATGCCCGAATACCGCTACATCGCCCGCGATCCCACCGGCCGCCAGCAGAGCGGCACCCTGACCGCCGATTCGCCCCAGCAGGTGACGGCCGAATTGCGCGGCCAACGGCTGCTGGTGCTCAACGTCACCGAGATCAAAAGCCGCAAGGACGGCGGCGGCTTCCCGCTCAACCCCCTGGAACATCGCCGGATGCGGCCGGTGGACGTGGAGCGCGACTTTCACCAACTGGCGGTGATGCTGCGCAGCGGGTTGCCGATCCTGGACGCCCTCAAAATCACCGCGAGCCACTCCCGCTACGCGGTCCGCAAGGTATGGGATCGGTGCGCCCGGCGCATCAACGACGGCGACAGCCTCACCGAAGCCCTCATGGAGCATTCGGTGTTCGACAATCTGACCCTGGCGATGGTGCGGGTGGGCGAGCAGACCGGGAATCTGGACTTCGTCCTCGACCACGCTTCCAAGGAATTGGAAGCCAGCCGTAACTTCAAGCGCCAGGTGATCTCGGCCCTGGCCTATCCGGGATTCGTGATCGTCTTCGCGGTGGGGGTGGCGGTGTTCATGCTCACCACCGTGGTGCCCGAGATCAAGAAATTTCTCTCGGTCATCGGACGCAAGCTGCCCCCCATCACCCAAGCCTTGATCGACGTCTCCGACTGGTTCGAAGCCAACGGCCCCACCCTGCTCATCGGTTTGGTGGCGACGGTGGCGGCGATCTTCCTGCTGAGGCGCTTCCCTATTACTCGCTACTGGATGGATTTCGTCATCCTCAAACTCCCGGTGTTCGGCCCCATCGCCCGCTTCGCCGGCACCGTCGGATTCTGCCGGGGATTGGGCACCTTGCTCAAAAGCGGCGTGCGGATCGTCGAAGCCCTGGAGACGGTGGAAGCCTTGCTCATGAATAGCTATCTCGCCGACCGGGTGGCCGCCGCCCGGCGGAAGGTGCTCTACGGCGAATCCCTGTCGGAACCGATCGGGGAAAAATTCGGCTTCCCGCCCTTGCTGCACAAAATGCTGGTGGTGGGAGAAAACGCCGGCACCCTGGAACAAATCCTGGAGGAAATGACCTTGTTTCACGAAGATCTCCTGGCGCGCCGAATCCGGACCATGGCGGCGATCATGGAGCCGGTGGTGACCATCGTGGTGGGCGGCATCGTGGGATTCGTCTACGCCGCCTTCCTGGTGGCCATGTTCGCGGCGGGAGGGAAATCGTGA
- a CDS encoding DUF3438 family protein: MTHAFTHPNNNPPISGWARTLRKMAMVLLLALPCSLPAARQTDDDRIAQIEFRSVTVGDALRILSEQSDFNVVASEKASRIPVTMFLRNVRPLEVLEAMSKTYNLWYRRDPKSRIVRVYTVDEFRLGEVDYSQEQTEVFTLKHEMNVLDTATAISDLFGERVILQMGSENDYQILSDLAQRFQRFNIIDSQSRLSTTGSGTARGRSGGGISRGGIGGGGFGALNGRFGGVGGQRQRRQREATGETALSTEEVEEEMTGTEKLLGAIQEKRVVLEATRRTAPIYVTLIRRQNRLVVRTRDQDALEQIRQLIDKIDTDMATLLLEVKVLQVDLTDGYDSVFEFAVDAGNTAISKGNTNFATTPDTVAVPGVKVNPDGTAEEVTVAEKLGPAIINGLASTAPALGNPALLATLVSENFRARLQLMEREGRVTEVATPMLFTTNQEVSRIFIGEERPITTDVDVTCPSVGSGLVSTNTSVVCERDPQVEIRNIGDTLLLTPTINADGSVNIRMVIEQAATCPGCGSIPVPGNVDTTQTVAVDTVQTRTYTGSIVAQHSQPVAVGGLINERAEDTEEKVPVLGDIPLLGGLFRDEFQRRRRTELVIIVRPFVIESPSRTAQVSEGWLRQQSVHPALGNRARTLDVYKNPYDQHRGYELQAPYKTYGGQDAMDRYNRKDGYWESKHRPAAEDDDLLAGEVQQTYMKLTRHAAKAVRTADHTVANDFKIRLRPAPPRHAVLLTPNLEALPLASWGRGGLTVTALQLTNRSGRSLRIDPEALHGDWLAATVEKPDLPPGDNTYLYLISAGSFREALER, translated from the coding sequence ATGACACACGCCTTCACCCATCCCAATAACAACCCACCCATCTCCGGATGGGCCCGGACCCTACGCAAAATGGCCATGGTGCTGCTTTTGGCCTTGCCCTGCTCCTTGCCGGCGGCGCGCCAAACCGACGACGATCGCATCGCCCAGATCGAATTTCGCAGCGTAACCGTGGGCGACGCCCTGCGCATTCTCTCGGAGCAATCGGATTTCAACGTGGTCGCCTCGGAAAAGGCCTCCCGCATCCCGGTCACCATGTTCCTGCGCAACGTGCGGCCGCTCGAAGTGCTGGAGGCCATGTCCAAGACCTACAACCTGTGGTACCGGCGCGATCCCAAGTCCCGCATCGTTCGGGTATACACCGTGGACGAATTCCGACTCGGCGAGGTGGACTATTCCCAGGAGCAAACCGAGGTGTTCACCCTCAAGCACGAGATGAACGTGCTCGATACGGCCACCGCCATCTCCGACCTGTTCGGCGAGCGGGTGATTCTGCAGATGGGCTCGGAGAACGACTATCAGATTCTTTCCGACCTGGCCCAGCGTTTCCAACGCTTCAACATCATCGACAGCCAAAGCCGCCTCAGCACCACCGGCAGCGGAACCGCGCGGGGCAGAAGCGGCGGCGGTATCAGCCGAGGGGGAATCGGCGGCGGTGGCTTCGGCGCCTTGAATGGACGTTTCGGGGGCGTGGGCGGCCAACGCCAGCGGCGACAGCGGGAAGCCACCGGTGAGACGGCCCTGAGCACGGAAGAAGTGGAAGAGGAAATGACCGGGACCGAAAAGCTCCTGGGCGCGATCCAGGAAAAGCGGGTGGTGCTCGAGGCCACCCGCCGCACCGCCCCGATCTACGTCACCCTGATCCGACGCCAGAACCGGCTGGTGGTGCGCACCCGCGACCAGGACGCCCTGGAACAGATTCGCCAATTGATCGACAAAATCGACACCGACATGGCGACGCTGTTGCTGGAAGTCAAAGTGCTCCAGGTGGATCTGACCGACGGTTACGATTCGGTATTCGAATTCGCCGTGGATGCCGGCAATACCGCCATCTCCAAGGGCAATACCAATTTCGCCACCACTCCCGACACGGTGGCCGTCCCCGGGGTCAAGGTCAACCCGGACGGCACCGCCGAGGAAGTCACGGTGGCGGAGAAATTGGGGCCGGCGATCATCAACGGTCTCGCCAGCACCGCTCCGGCCTTGGGCAATCCAGCACTGCTGGCAACCTTGGTGAGCGAGAACTTCCGCGCGCGCCTGCAGTTGATGGAGCGGGAAGGCCGGGTGACCGAGGTCGCCACGCCGATGCTGTTCACCACCAATCAGGAGGTCAGCCGGATTTTCATCGGCGAGGAACGACCGATCACCACCGACGTGGACGTCACCTGCCCCAGCGTCGGCAGCGGGCTGGTGAGCACCAACACCAGCGTGGTCTGCGAACGCGACCCTCAAGTGGAAATCCGCAATATCGGCGACACCCTGCTGCTGACCCCCACCATCAACGCCGACGGCAGCGTGAATATCCGCATGGTGATCGAGCAGGCCGCCACTTGCCCCGGCTGCGGTTCGATTCCCGTTCCCGGCAATGTGGACACCACCCAGACGGTCGCGGTGGACACGGTGCAGACCCGCACCTATACCGGCTCGATCGTCGCCCAGCACAGTCAACCGGTAGCGGTGGGCGGTCTCATCAACGAGCGCGCCGAAGACACCGAGGAAAAAGTGCCGGTGCTGGGCGACATTCCGCTTCTGGGCGGCCTGTTCCGCGACGAATTCCAGCGCCGCCGGCGCACCGAATTGGTCATCATTGTCCGCCCCTTCGTCATCGAATCGCCGTCCCGAACCGCCCAAGTCAGCGAAGGCTGGCTTCGCCAGCAGAGCGTCCATCCGGCGCTGGGCAACCGGGCCCGCACCCTGGACGTGTACAAAAACCCCTACGACCAACACCGGGGCTACGAACTGCAGGCGCCTTATAAAACCTATGGCGGCCAGGACGCCATGGATCGCTACAACCGCAAGGACGGATACTGGGAATCAAAGCATCGGCCGGCTGCGGAAGATGACGATTTGCTCGCGGGCGAAGTTCAGCAAACCTATATGAAATTGACCCGCCATGCCGCCAAGGCGGTTCGGACGGCCGATCACACCGTGGCCAACGATTTCAAAATCCGCCTCCGACCGGCCCCGCCGAGGCACGCCGTGCTGCTCACCCCGAATTTGGAAGCTTTGCCCCTCGCCAGTTGGGGACGCGGCGGGCTGACGGTCACGGCGCTGCAACTGACCAACCGCAGCGGCCGTTCCCTCCGGATCGACCCGGAAGCGCTGCACGGCGATTGGCTGGCGGCCACCGTGGAAAAACCCGATTTGCCGCCGGGGGATAACACCTATCTTTATCTCATTTCCGCCGGCAGCTTCCGGGAGGCGCTGGAGCGATGA
- a CDS encoding ATP-grasp domain-containing protein, which produces MRLVTFDPFRALDIPGAVYVKPEQMFLQRDRLAAADWALFPESWQVNALHYGLKLRIFPSVVSYHLGMNKVEMTRAFWSLCPDHVPHTRILPNNDNGREQVLDEFAFPFVIKEPRNSMGRGVHLIQNASQFLRLATSLEVLYVQEYLPLEADLRVVLVGNEVVTAYWRCGGDGFRHNIAQGGQADFEDIPPPALELVTRVASQLGVDHAGFDVAMVEGHPYLLEFNVLFGNEVLNARGIKLGDRILNHLHKSLSNPPPAWLPKAS; this is translated from the coding sequence ATGCGGCTGGTGACTTTCGATCCTTTTCGGGCGCTGGATATTCCCGGCGCGGTGTATGTCAAACCCGAACAGATGTTTCTTCAGCGCGATCGGCTGGCGGCGGCCGATTGGGCGCTGTTTCCCGAGTCCTGGCAGGTGAACGCCCTCCATTACGGGCTCAAGCTGCGGATTTTCCCGAGCGTGGTGAGCTATCACCTGGGCATGAACAAGGTGGAAATGACCCGCGCTTTCTGGTCTTTGTGTCCGGACCACGTGCCGCATACCCGCATTCTGCCTAACAACGACAACGGCCGAGAGCAGGTGCTGGACGAATTCGCCTTTCCCTTCGTTATCAAGGAGCCGCGCAATTCCATGGGACGGGGGGTGCATTTGATCCAAAACGCGTCTCAATTCCTCCGCCTCGCCACGTCGCTGGAAGTGCTCTACGTGCAGGAATATCTTCCCTTGGAGGCCGACCTCCGCGTGGTCCTGGTGGGCAACGAGGTGGTGACCGCCTATTGGCGCTGCGGCGGCGACGGTTTCCGTCACAACATCGCCCAAGGTGGTCAAGCCGATTTCGAAGACATCCCCCCGCCGGCGTTGGAATTGGTGACCCGCGTGGCCTCCCAGCTCGGTGTCGATCACGCTGGATTCGACGTGGCCATGGTGGAAGGGCATCCCTATCTGCTGGAATTCAATGTGCTGTTCGGCAACGAAGTGCTCAACGCGCGGGGAATCAAACTCGGCGATCGGATCCTGAATCATCTCCACAAATCCCTGTCGAATCCGCCTCCGGCCTGGCTGCCGAAGGCGAGTTGA
- a CDS encoding 3-dehydroquinate synthase II, whose translation MKKRFWVAAEPYDPALITAAIEAGAEAVVVPPGKHAEVERLGRITTVSEDGDLQWGRDVARVRIRSQADEEQVDGRLPTVIENDDWTIIPLENLISRAAGNLIQTVHDAREAELALQVMERGADGILLRTTDPAVVRETAAVVERANREDIPLTPVRIVETRPVTLSDRCCIDTTSLLPPGVGLLVGDTASAFFLIYNENVETPYCNPRPFRVNAGAVHAYVRLPGNRTSYLAELSTGDEVLAVDPKGCGRIVAVGRNKIERRPMLRVIAEDDEGRRVSLILQNAETVRLTTPEGDPASVTALQSGDQVLAAFFQPTGRHFGRAIEERILEK comes from the coding sequence ATGAAAAAACGTTTCTGGGTCGCCGCCGAACCCTACGATCCCGCACTGATCACCGCCGCCATCGAGGCCGGTGCCGAGGCGGTGGTCGTCCCGCCGGGCAAGCATGCCGAGGTGGAACGGCTCGGCCGAATCACGACCGTCTCGGAGGACGGGGATCTGCAGTGGGGCCGCGACGTGGCACGGGTGCGCATCCGATCGCAGGCCGACGAAGAACAGGTCGACGGCCGTCTGCCCACGGTGATCGAGAATGACGACTGGACCATCATTCCCCTGGAAAATCTGATTTCCCGCGCCGCCGGCAATCTGATTCAGACCGTTCACGACGCCCGCGAGGCGGAATTGGCGCTTCAGGTCATGGAACGCGGCGCCGACGGGATTTTGCTGAGAACGACCGATCCGGCGGTGGTGCGCGAGACCGCGGCGGTGGTGGAGCGCGCCAATCGGGAGGATATCCCCTTGACCCCGGTGCGTATCGTGGAAACCCGGCCGGTCACCCTCAGCGACCGCTGCTGCATCGACACCACCAGCCTGCTTCCCCCGGGGGTGGGGCTATTGGTGGGAGATACCGCCAGCGCTTTTTTCCTGATTTACAACGAGAACGTGGAAACTCCCTATTGCAACCCGCGCCCGTTCCGGGTCAACGCCGGTGCCGTGCATGCCTACGTCCGCCTGCCGGGAAATCGGACCTCTTATCTCGCCGAACTCTCCACCGGAGACGAGGTTTTGGCCGTGGACCCCAAGGGCTGCGGCCGCATCGTCGCCGTGGGCCGCAACAAGATCGAGCGCCGGCCGATGCTGCGGGTGATTGCCGAGGACGACGAGGGCCGGCGGGTTTCCCTGATTCTGCAGAACGCCGAAACGGTCCGCCTGACCACCCCCGAAGGCGATCCGGCCTCGGTCACCGCCTTGCAGTCCGGGGATCAGGTGCTGGCGGCTTTTTTTCAGCCCACCGGCCGCCATTTCGGTCGCGCCATCGAAGAGCGCATCCTCGAGAAATAG
- a CDS encoding HdeD family acid-resistance protein produces the protein MKLREKYSRFDRYHSEWWRVLMQGGFIALTGIVLALASAFRPDSVILLAYGFSWLPLGGMVILAMGLLECLDAYFAHHQRDFLQNLQVGVLDTVVGGMIVFNVTHEPAQLSLLIAAFLIVRGIVRTVLAYALRLPQTVSTAIGGVASVILGILVWSKWTSAEGWLLALCLSIEIAFRGWAMMMFALWVRKHRQELPDRVAGAD, from the coding sequence ATGAAACTGCGCGAAAAATATTCCCGCTTCGACCGCTACCATTCGGAATGGTGGCGAGTACTGATGCAGGGGGGCTTCATCGCTCTGACGGGCATCGTCCTGGCGCTGGCCAGCGCATTCCGGCCCGACTCGGTCATCCTTTTGGCCTATGGTTTTTCCTGGCTCCCGCTGGGAGGCATGGTGATTCTCGCCATGGGGCTGCTGGAGTGCCTGGATGCCTATTTCGCCCACCACCAGCGCGATTTTCTCCAAAACCTGCAAGTGGGGGTTTTGGATACGGTCGTGGGCGGGATGATCGTCTTCAACGTGACCCACGAGCCGGCCCAATTGAGTTTGTTGATCGCCGCCTTCCTGATCGTGCGGGGAATCGTGCGCACCGTTTTGGCCTATGCCTTGCGGCTCCCCCAAACCGTCTCGACGGCGATCGGCGGGGTGGCGTCGGTCATTCTAGGCATCCTGGTCTGGTCGAAGTGGACCAGCGCGGAGGGATGGTTGCTCGCCTTGTGCCTGAGCATCGAAATCGCCTTTCGAGGCTGGGCGATGATGATGTTCGCCCTTTGGGTGAGGAAGCACCGTCAGGAACTCCCCGACCGGGTCGCCGGTGCTGACTGA